aaaaatcttacatatatatccgttatctggtacctgtaacacaagttctttacgaacttatcacgggaccagttaacgtggcgtgattgttagtaaatatttgaagtgaaacttccttatcggcgttggaaaaaaatttaccgtcacatttttcggttacgcgtcacatttttccgttacgcgccatcttttttgtattcatgtctatgataataaaatccttttgtttaaactttatctaatttaacttttttgtattcatgtctatgataataaaatccttttgtttaaactttatctaatttaactttatttaaccaatttctagaaagttgcatgtagatcatttttcgaaaaataagtttcacttcttacgtgtgtacactagtacacgcacacattttttatttattatttctttaatgttaaaaaaaaaagacatgccggCTGAGtctcttgccagttcttctcaggacggaggctagttcttgtgaattggcggtagttctttttgacgttcaacaagtatgtactttcatttatgctgtttttttttttttttatttgttttgatttgtaTTTGGTTAAAGCgtcatttcgcttaacacgcgacacttatctttttaattatttaaggttccgttttattttatagtattagtatagacaattcGATGTCATTAATTGAACTACAATGAAATCTACGTCATTAAAAtacctgaagaagtttttttttttgttatgatattttttccacatTTTCAACCTTAAATGGCTCTCATGTAAAGTTgcagaaatgtcgcttaaaccaaaatagAATTTTGCCCCTCGATATATGTTATAGTCGCGGACAAATAAAAGCGGACCAAGgacatcataaaaaaattacagtttcaaaacataaaaaaaattacatgtataacaaacaaaaaaaaaaattatatactgagaccttagaaccttatatctcaaggtgggtggcacatttacgttgtagatgtctatgggctccagtaaccacttaacaccaggtgggctgtgagctcatccacccatctaagcaataaaaaaaataaaaaattatatctacaTAATTATTCTAgttataatatacaaaattacTAAAGTTATTATATAGGGTAACGTATGTGAGATTCCAAATTAATCTTACGGCATGAAGTGCCTAGGTAAATACTACAGTCTATGAGTGAATTAGTGAGATAATATAGACTCTATACGAATCTGGCCAATACAAGCCAAGCGTCTTAATAACGTTTGAATTgagcataaaattaaatttgatctATGGTGTTATAAGTGGTATGAAGGCGATTTAGTTTTACCTGAGCGAGTTCCAAAGGACTTTGGGTTCTTAAGAGATCACATGAAGGATATAACCTGCGTTATTCGAATGCGCTTGagactccgacctcatgtctcaagagggGACCTCAagcatttgttttttaatgtatggACTTCGGTAGCCGCTTACAACTTAACGGGCATCAAAGCATCATTGTATCTATTGACTTAAAAAGCTGGATGTCGTCAGGATCCGCGGTGTCACGCCATCAAAAAGTATGAGTTGACCATTACCATATATTaattgatggtaggacctcttgtgagtccgcgcaggtaggtaccaccactctgcctatttctgccgtgaagcagtaatgcgtttcggtttgaaggatagggcagccgttgtaactatacttgagaccttaggacttatatctgaaggtgggtggcgcatttaagttgtagatgtctatgggctccagcaaccacgtcacactaagtgggctgtgagctcgtccacccatctaagcaataaaaataaataaataaaaaatacctttcCCCAGTTATCGTCGTCGCTGTCATCAGCCGATTTCTCCTCTTCCTCTGGCTCCTTTTCGTCTTCTTCCTCTTCGGTGTCCCTCTTCTTTTCGTCCATAACCAGTTCGTCTTCGTCGTCAGACTCCATGCTGTTCACGTACGCCATGACCATATCGTCGATCTGCTTCTTCCTGCTGTACAGATCCACTCCTAAATTCTCTTCGAGTTTCTTGATGACCTTCTTCGTTGATGTGTTCGATAGTTCCGCATTCTTCAGAATTTCTGGTGATCAAGTGTTCAAATTCATTCATAATCTGTTCTGGACTAGATCGGGTAAGTGATCGGCCTATATAGACTTTACAGGATGTCGGAAGGCAACTTGTGACAAGaggccttttttatttattgcttaaatggtaaaagtggacgagctcacagcccacttgatgttaagtggttactggagcccatagacatctacaacgtaaatgcgccaaccaccttgagatataagttccaaggtctcagtctagttacaacggctgccccgcccttcaaaccgaaacgcattactgcttcacggcagaaatgggcggggtggtgatacctacccgtgcggactcacaagaggtcttaccaccagacAAAAGGGCTTGCTTGTGTTAGGGCTAACTTGCCTTTCGAATTGGAACTCATGAGTACTGCCAACAGCGAGAACATACAGGATGGTGGCAACTGTATGTGCGTAAAATCTTAAGGAAAACTTGGATTTGGGAACAGtagcttaaaatattgaattaggGCATAGGAAGTCGGTAGAGAGAATATGGGTTATACTGAAGAGAACGGGTCGAGAATTTGGTAGCAttgtaggggaatgataccccACCCCGCTTAGCTGCTTACTATGCAGTTATAGTAATGAGCAACATACGTTAGTCAGTGGTTAACGTGgagcgatccaccgcggtcgcCGACGCGAATAAACATGTAGATATAAGTAATGTTTTATTGACCACTCCGATGAGGTTTATGGAGGACAGCACGCAACACATAACCAACACACACGCCTCTCCCTTCATCTCCCTAAAATCTCACAGCATCATTTTGTGCCAGGAAGTGTATTGTCGAACTCTAGGTTAATCGGAAGAACCTGTCGGTAAATTTGGAATTTTCTCAAGAGCGGCAAATCAACATGTCCTTTGCATCCCGTGTAGTGACTCTACCATATCTATTCCATCTAGAAAGGAGTGTATGGAAGTCCGCAGGTATAGTTAATAAGTACCCATATACGCTCACGTAAAGCCTCACTAGGCATCGTGAGTTCTTTTACTACAATACGGTTGATGGCATGAAGACAGAACATACCATTATCTCCATGAGTATTAATATTGGCAAAGAAACTTGTCTGTGTTGAAAGCATTTATTTCGGTTTTGGGGAATCGCGATAAAATTAACCCATTATGCATATTATCGTGacgtatcactacatagtataaaacaaagtcgctttctctgtccctatatctgtctgtccctatgtatgcttaaatatttaaaactacgcaacggatttttatgccgtttttttaatagatagagtgattgaagaggaaggtttatatgtataataacatccattaaatagtggagaaatcaataataaattacagtttccgaagcgaagcgaaggcgggtcgctattcaatacaaacaaacaaacaaatctttcctctttataatattagtatagaagtacaGAAGGTATAGATAAATCGCACTTAGTCTTTACTACAAACCGATACCGGAGGCGATAATTTTACTGGCACcagtccagttttttttttatcatttgctTGTAATTTTATGTCGTACTAATGTATCAGTATCAAAGGATCGTATGGCGATCCTAAGAACTGCAGTGGACAGGCTTAAGAAAATATGGAAGAACATAAACATCACCAAAGCTACAAAGATCCGGCTCGTACGAGCTCAAAGATCCGGCTAGTACGAACTTTTGTTTTCCCCGTATTTTTATACGCTACCGAGACGTAAGCTTTGCtttggtgaagaaaaagaagatcaATCAACAATAGAAGAAGACAGAAAAAACGTGTTGCTGCCGGGAGCCGGGAGAATGCTCAAGCCTTATGATTAGAGGATATCCAGGGCGCCGGGACCGAGGTGGAGCAGCTGGGAGTCAGTTCGAGTCCATTGCTGAGGAGTTCATTCACCCATGCTACGTAAGGCGTCATGACCCAAATATACGTTGACAGTATtatacgaattgtcgacttgaagagttctcttttattttgccTACATCACTCCAATACACTCTagcgagatgtggtgctggggATGAATCtttagtatttctttttttttctccctacttatgctgatagccttgagaggctcatggggctcaaaccgggattgtggctagcactggccctagtaagagcagtgctttgtagaatctaccaccggatcggaaacgcgacttactgagaagatccggcgagaaactcagtgggctgtgtctatgggttaattcactcgtcgagtccttcgtcgctagcgacggcttcgacgaggacggtgaccgggttgTTATTTCATCGACCGAACTTCGCACTAATATTCTTCAAGAGTTCGACATTAAGCAGCGTCTTTCGCGCTCGTGCAAAGGCGCATACTATCTTCCCGGCGAAGAACTGACTCTATAGAGCGCCTTATCGTTCAGgacaaagtagaaggcaccagaccgtGTGGAAGGTTGTGTGCGATGGACTGGCCAAGTCAAGTTGGCAGTTGTcggttgtttgcatgagtgtaccaggctcaccacagaCCGGGAGAAGTGGCAATTGCTCGTGAGgcacataacatctgcccacagcaatgatactaagtgacgaccacgaccgctctgacaacaGTGATACGAACAAAGAAAGAAATCAAAggatcaaatatttatttatttattaaatttgaattttttaatgcttagatgggtggacgagctcacagcccacctggtgttaagtggttactggagcccatagacatctacaacataaatgcaccacccaccttgagatataagtgctaagatctcagtatagttacaacagttgccctacccttcagaatgaaatgcattactgcttcacagcagaaataggcaatgcggtggtacctacccgtgcagactcacaagaggtcctaccacctttaaATATGAATGAACACTATTTCAAAGAGATTACTacacttttaatattttatccaaatttacataatatgtacaaacACATAACACTTCaaacatttccattttataacAAGACTTATATACAGACTAGTTCAGTCAGACCAACCGAATCAAATGAAAATTACAAAGGAATGTTActggaaatattattataaacacaaAGTAATCAACAGTAAGAATAAATTTTTAAGATCaaataaactatatattttttgagaTATATGACTGTTTTATGATTGCATTCAATAGAAATTTGGGCAATTCGTATGTTAGACAAACTTTACTTTTTGGTCTGCAACAAGTATCTTCTACCTATCTGCAGATAAATGTTTGTAAATCACAAAAATGGATTCAAATATATGAAatctttgaaatatattttaacagcTGTTATATATGGTACGGTGCCATATAAGTGTTTTTTGTGTCAACATATCCATTTGaatgtttgattgtgttgaTTGAAATGTTTCagatttttttggttttcttcCTCTGTATTTTAGTATTTGGGACTAATGTTTACTTGATATTAGTTGTTTTGAAGACAAAATCTCAAATTACAGAAAGACCAACAGAACGAACAACAAATTGATCCTGTAATGTTTTGATGTTTCCTTCTGAAAACTAAAACACCAGAAAACTACTTATATCTCTAAATGCATCCACAGGATTATAATTCCAAGCATcagaattaaaatgaaattctcTCTCACTGGgtaccacgtttttttttattgcccttatacgcagatgagcatacagcccacctgatggtaagtggttaccgtcgcccatggacttcagcaacgtcaggagcaaagccaagccgctgcctaccgttaagtaaggACCAGGTTACAGTTGAGATTTGGGACATCCTGTACATAcatagtacatttttttttggccTTGTtgacaaacgagcatacggtccacctgaaggtgagtggttaccgtcgcccaaggacgtcagtAATGttaggggcagagtcaagctgctgcctaccgtaaatatGTAAAACGCCAACAACTGGATACAGGGCAATTAACCTAAACACAAATCATTAAAAAACTGCGTGCAACGGAACGGAAATGGCAGGCAGcatgtatttaattttctaaCATTGCGACCGCAATATCTTTTATTACTTGATAAATAAACATTGTATAcacaacattttaaataataataattttactatatAATGCGCGCCAATTTAGAACTTTAATACGCATTAAAATACCGCTACAATTTCGGTTCATGTGTGAAATGCTTGGTCAAGGATgacatcaaataaaaataaaccatcAATGCAGGGACATAACCAAAAAGAAAGGTAATATCGCAAACTGTTATAATGGTCCGCATCAATATTTGAAGCAACTTTTTCCCTtgaaattttacttaaaatgcCTTAAAATCAGAACTATTGCTTATTATGGATATCCGTGACTTCTGGTACTTCTGACATCAGCCATTTTTTAAGGCACGCTTTCGTTACTTTCGAGTTATCACGTTTTTCTTCATTACAAagtgatattttaattacaaaaaaaacattacttactttCGATCTCCGTTTTAAGTTTTTCATCACTTATATCACTCATTTTtctttgataattttatttcagaaaatgtCAGTCAATTCTAATCAGACGAGCAATAATAAACCTACGCGCTAGGTGCTAAAAGGAGACATTACGAATTTAGCTGTAAGCCGATTCGTTCGGAATCACTCGTTTACGGATAACGAGGAGACAACCAATCGGCATCAGCTTTGTGTTTGAcgatatgtttatttatcaaCAGACTATGAAAGTGTTGCCGAATGTAGAACTTTTTTCCTCGTATATGAATAGATGAAATGCATCTTGGTGGcttcttcttaaaaaaaattcaatatgcCAGTTATAGTTTCTTGCGATGCTCTTGTTGTCTGTGTTGATTTTATAAAAAGCTTTGgtgattataataattatgtatacatacatattctttgactagctgtgcccgcgactccgtccgcgtggcaTAGCGACTTTGGGCAGCAGTTTTAGGACATAGCTTTTGGTTTATAAACACCGTCATTTGGATATTTAGAAAGatctaatttaaagtaatgctTCTCTATACACGACATTAGACGTACAGCCATCGGGGACCAAAGCATACAGGTTGCTAGGATTGCTAAGATGTGACGAGCTACATAGCCGTGTGACCGAGTTGACTGTGTGAAAAGCAGTTAACTCTTAGATCTACACTCACTACTTTTAGCATCTGATCTTgggctttatttattatcatcacgAAAAATAGGCTCACTGGAAACGCGAATTTTCTCACCTATTTTCACATTCACAGATGTAAAGGTCAAATAAGCTCCCATTATGTTACATACAAAcgtgaaattaataaataaaatattttatacaccTTCGCTCCTGGTATTCTTGCTAAAAAGTCACCTCATGCATAAAACACTCAATGTACATAACCAAAGTTTATAACACGAAAGAAATGATAAAACAGTGtcaatttcataatatttacaattacatTTCTTACAAGCTCATCCTAAATTTTGTACAATGAGCCCTGTTCATGTCCTATCtcgtaaaaaatattgtttttaagagAAAACTTAAGATTTGGGGCTTTGACAAACATTATTGCCAGACTAATCTGAGCTTAGTGCTTCTGTAGGGTATTTTGTATTTAGTGACGATGTGTCTTGGTTGAATGCTATGGTGAACCTATGATAGACGTCTGTAAATTGATGATAATTATGAGTGGAGTATATGAGTGACGCAATCATAACTGTTTCGAACTGCTCTGGGGTAGACCggtgatgtataaaataaaagagtggactgtattatttgGTAAGTTTATAAAAAGAGCAAAACAAGACGAAAACAAGTAAGTGTCGCGGGCGGCGTTGCTGCACGAAGTGACGAAGGCGGTGTCAATCCGCTACCCCGCGCCGCTGTCCTCCTCCCGGCGCCCGCGCCGCGCGATCGTCGATGTCCGTGCATCGACAGACTGCCCGGGTTGAAGTATATATGGGTACTTCAATGAAGAGGGAGGGGGCAGATGGAGTTGAAGCCTCGCACCACGGTCCCCGTCCTCGTCTTGACCTCTGCGACCCGTGTGATGCCGTCGCTGCCCGGATACGTCTTGGTAATGCGGCCCAAAGGCCACAACAGAGCCGGTAGCGTCCTGTCCTTCACAAGGACTAGCGTCCCTGGTATCAAGCTCCCTGTAGAGGTGGACCATTTAGATTTCTGCTGCAGCAGAGAAATGTATTCATTAATAAAGCGCTTCCAAAAATGCTGCCTGATGAGTTCCACTCGTTGGTAGCGCTCCAAGCGCGTGATGTTGCCGTCGGTAATCTGCGGGTGCGGAACTGACGTGAGCGGTCGTCCAATCAGAAAGTGAGCAGGAGTAAGGGCAGTTAAATCTAACGGATCAGAGGAAATAGGAGTAAGTGGACGGGAATTTAGAATGGCCTCAATTTGACATAAGCACGAAGACATTTCTTCATACGTGAGGTGAGTAAGACTGAGGAGTTTTTTGAGATGGCCTTTAGTGGCCTTAACCGCTGCTTCAGCCAGACCATTAAAATGAGgggaataaggtggagaaaaattaaaatctatgccttcttgagacatgaatgaCGCAATGTCTGAGTTTGAAAGGACGCCTTTGAGTTCGTTGCAAGCACCAACAAAATTTGTCCCATTGTCGGACCATATGCTGCGGGGCTTGCTTCGACGAGACACGAATATTTTGAGAGCAGCTATGTACGCCTCCGATGACAATGCGGTGACGAGCTCGATATGAACAGCTTTTACTGCAAGGCACACAAAAATGCATAAGTATGATTTTACTAATTTACAGCCTCGCCCTTTACGATCAGCGATCAAAATTGGCCCAGCATAATCCACACTACAATTCAAGAAAGGAAATTGTAAATCAGTACGAGTTTTAGGTAATTGACCCATGATGGGTTGAACATTTTGTGCTCTATACCTAAAACATTTTAAGCAGTTTCTGACGACAGTCTTAGACAGATTTCTGCCTCCTTAGGGCCAGTAACTCTGGCGTATGTGAGTTAGTAAGAGCTGTGGTCCAGCATGTAAGAGATGCAAATGTTCAAAATGGAATATTAATTTAGTCAAAGCGTGTTTACTGCAAAGAACTATAGGGTGTTTTATATTAAAGTCATATGGGGAGTTGTCAAGCCTACCACCAACGCGTAAAATTGAATTACTATCTATAAATGGTGTTAATGAAATAAGACGACTGCTACGTGGTAGGGACTTCCCtgatttcaatataaaatattcttCGGGGAACATTTGAAGTTGAGCATTATGTATAATGAGATTTAATGAGATTTGTAGTTCTTCATTAGAAAGATTATAgagctatatttttatttgatttgtttttaaagttatatatcGCTCTAAGTATGTAAGCAACTACTCTTTGTAAAT
The sequence above is drawn from the Bombyx mori chromosome 26, ASM3026992v2 genome and encodes:
- the LOC119630648 gene encoding uncharacterized protein LOC119630648 isoform X4, whose amino-acid sequence is MSQHSEDLDTLIKRRGAIKAKLTIFRNYIKPLTSFSSLTDLQRFELEGRYERIQCLYNDFDKLQTEIETLLDAPDDDFKSRCEFEDQYHPTVALARSLLSATTNSEGSAMVRVRGADGTKHPARVLLDNVKAVHIELVTALSSEAYIAALKIFVSRRSKPRSIWSDNGTNFVGACNELKGVLSNSDIASFMSQEGIDFNFSPPYSPHFNGLAEAAVKATKGHLKKLLSLTHLTYEEMSSCLCQIEAILNSRPLTPISSDPLDLTALTPAHFLIGRPLTSVPHPQITDGNITRLERYQRVELIRQHFWKRFINEYISLLQQKSKWSTSTGSLIPGTLVLVKDRTLPALLWPLGRITKTYPGSDGITRVAEVKTRTGTVVRGFNSICPLPLH